Proteins co-encoded in one Paenibacillus sp. genomic window:
- a CDS encoding extracellular solute-binding protein — protein MIRRKQAAAAIASMLCLSLAVTACSGGSGGGGGGAGGAANSSESGGGASGGASGTSGGASTEQPAAEADPLFGKYEPGIEISTVRVIDELKFADGDDIDNNVWTRTLKERLGITINNQWVVKRDLGQEKMNVTLASGDLPDIFGVSDPTQLKQLVDSEQVYDLTELYEKHASPLVKEFAEATTNGLAAATFDGKLMAFPAGNATIDNAPILWIRKDWLAKLNLPEPQTMDDVLRIADAFANQDPDGNGKKDSYGLALNKTLFWANGGGAFGSLEGFFNGYRAYPQSWIKDANGNLAYGSIQPEMKAALAQLQEMYKNGLIDKEFGVKDESKEAELANAGKLGMGYGMMWNTLWPLNDGRKNDPNTDWQAYPIVSADGNPAKPQTPALSVTNYYVVNKHAKNPEALFKMLNLFAELQFDPKTPKEVWEQHSKINGIETWTYYPYPVGRPDKNLKIHHKVVATLKSRDPSGLNPEELDAYNNSLAMAEGTGDANAWGYDKVFGPEGSFKVIDKYVTEKLLQPSEFYVAPTATMVDKNATLLKMEQETFTKIIMGSASVDDFDTFVSNWKKLGGDQITAEVNEWYQSK, from the coding sequence ATGATCCGAAGGAAACAAGCGGCGGCTGCGATCGCTTCGATGCTTTGTTTGTCGCTTGCGGTGACCGCATGCAGCGGTGGCAGCGGTGGCGGCGGGGGCGGCGCGGGCGGCGCCGCGAATTCGAGCGAATCCGGGGGCGGCGCGTCCGGCGGCGCGTCCGGGACGTCCGGCGGCGCTTCAACCGAACAGCCCGCGGCCGAGGCGGATCCGTTGTTCGGCAAATACGAGCCGGGCATCGAAATTTCCACCGTCCGCGTCATCGACGAGCTCAAATTCGCGGACGGGGACGATATCGATAACAACGTATGGACGCGCACGTTGAAGGAACGGCTTGGCATTACGATCAACAATCAGTGGGTCGTCAAGCGGGATTTGGGGCAAGAAAAAATGAACGTCACCCTCGCTTCCGGCGATTTGCCGGACATCTTCGGCGTGAGCGATCCGACTCAGCTGAAGCAGCTGGTCGACTCCGAGCAAGTGTACGACTTGACCGAGCTGTATGAGAAGCACGCGTCGCCGCTCGTGAAGGAGTTCGCCGAGGCGACGACGAACGGCCTCGCCGCCGCGACGTTCGACGGCAAGCTGATGGCATTCCCGGCCGGCAACGCCACGATCGACAACGCGCCGATCCTGTGGATTCGCAAAGATTGGCTCGCGAAGCTGAATTTGCCGGAGCCGCAGACGATGGACGACGTGCTGAGAATAGCCGACGCTTTCGCGAATCAAGACCCGGACGGGAACGGGAAGAAGGACAGCTACGGGCTCGCCTTGAATAAGACGCTGTTCTGGGCGAACGGCGGCGGCGCCTTCGGCAGCTTGGAAGGCTTCTTCAACGGCTACCGCGCGTATCCGCAAAGCTGGATCAAAGACGCGAACGGGAACCTGGCCTACGGCAGCATTCAGCCGGAGATGAAGGCGGCGCTCGCTCAGCTGCAGGAGATGTATAAGAACGGCTTGATCGATAAAGAATTCGGCGTCAAGGACGAAAGCAAGGAAGCCGAGCTGGCGAACGCAGGAAAGTTGGGCATGGGGTACGGCATGATGTGGAACACGCTGTGGCCGTTGAATGACGGTCGGAAGAACGATCCGAACACCGACTGGCAGGCGTACCCGATCGTGTCCGCCGACGGCAATCCGGCGAAGCCGCAGACGCCCGCGCTCTCCGTCACCAATTACTACGTCGTGAACAAACATGCGAAAAACCCGGAAGCGCTCTTCAAAATGCTCAATTTGTTCGCGGAGCTGCAGTTCGACCCGAAGACGCCGAAGGAGGTTTGGGAGCAGCATTCCAAAATCAACGGCATCGAAACGTGGACGTACTACCCGTACCCGGTCGGCCGTCCCGACAAAAACTTGAAGATTCATCACAAGGTCGTCGCGACGCTGAAAAGCAGAGATCCGTCGGGGCTGAACCCGGAGGAGCTGGACGCGTACAACAACAGCCTTGCGATGGCGGAAGGTACGGGAGACGCGAACGCATGGGGATATGACAAGGTGTTCGGACCGGAAGGCTCGTTCAAGGTCATCGACAAGTACGTCACGGAGAAACTGCTGCAGCCGAGCGAGTTCTATGTGGCGCCGACGGCGACGATGGTGGATAAGAACGCGACGCTCCTTAAGATGGAGCAGGAAACGTTCACGAAAATCATCATGGGCAGCGCATCGGTCGACGACTTCGACACATTCGTAAGCAATTGGAAAAAGCTCGGCGGCGATCAAATTACCGCGGAAGTGAACGAGTGGTATCAGTCCAAATAA
- a CDS encoding ABC transporter permease translates to MILPGLLLVVIYCYGPMLGLVIAFQKFVPARGIGASEWIGLENFKYVMALPGTMQVLWNTVAIAFMKMAAQLVVPIVFALLLNEVRKAVFKRSVQTLIYLPHFLSWVILGGILIDMLSPSEGILKDLLLLFGIEPIYFLGSNFWFRYVIVISDVWKEFGFNTIVYLAALTGINPALYEAAIVDGAGRWKQTLHITLPGMSSIIILLAVLSLGNVLNAGFDQVFNLYSPQVYQTGDIIDTFVYRLGLEQAQYGVATAVGLFKSVVSLTFISLSYYLAYRFANYRIF, encoded by the coding sequence ATGATCCTGCCTGGGCTGCTGCTCGTCGTCATTTATTGCTACGGTCCGATGCTGGGGCTCGTCATCGCGTTTCAAAAATTCGTGCCGGCGCGAGGGATCGGCGCTTCCGAGTGGATCGGGCTTGAAAATTTCAAGTACGTGATGGCTTTGCCGGGCACGATGCAGGTGCTCTGGAATACGGTCGCCATCGCGTTCATGAAAATGGCCGCGCAGCTCGTCGTACCGATCGTCTTCGCGCTCCTTCTGAACGAAGTGAGGAAGGCGGTATTTAAACGCAGCGTACAAACCTTAATTTACCTGCCTCACTTTTTGTCCTGGGTCATTCTCGGCGGCATCCTGATCGACATGCTGTCCCCTTCCGAAGGGATTTTGAAGGACCTGCTGCTTCTTTTCGGCATCGAGCCGATCTACTTCCTAGGCAGCAATTTCTGGTTTCGTTACGTTATCGTCATCTCCGACGTATGGAAGGAATTCGGCTTCAACACGATCGTCTACCTGGCGGCGCTGACGGGCATTAACCCCGCCCTCTACGAGGCGGCTATCGTCGACGGCGCGGGGCGCTGGAAGCAAACGCTGCACATTACGCTGCCGGGCATGTCTTCCATTATTATATTGCTGGCTGTGCTCAGCCTCGGCAACGTACTGAACGCGGGGTTCGATCAAGTGTTCAACTTGTACAGTCCTCAGGTATACCAAACCGGCGACATTATCGATACGTTCGTCTATCGGCTCGGATTGGAACAGGCGCAGTACGGCGTTGCGACGGCCGTGGGGCTGTTCAAGTCGGTCGTCTCTCTGACGTTCATTTCGCTCTCGTATTATTTGGCTTACCGGTTCGCCAATTACCGCATTTTCTAA
- a CDS encoding carbohydrate ABC transporter permease — protein sequence MVEHVSWGRRAFVVFNYTFLSLVSLACVLPLIHVLAISFSSSEAAAAGLVKLWPVGFTVKSYAYVAQQKAFLASFLVTLQRVAVGVTLNMLMTILIAYPLSKESSVFRPRTAYAWAFVVTILFNGGLIPTYMVVKYTGIMDTIWALVLPTAVPVFNVILMLNFFRNLPKEMEEAAFMDGAGQWRTLWNVYLPMSLPSLATVTLFATVAHWNSWFDGLIFMNRPEHYPLQSYMQTVIIQQDLSALAASDLDALSQVSTRTVKAAQIFLGALPVLLVYPFLQRFFISGIVLGSVKE from the coding sequence GTGGTCGAGCACGTTTCATGGGGGAGAAGGGCGTTCGTCGTTTTTAACTATACGTTCTTGTCCCTCGTCTCCCTCGCTTGCGTACTTCCGTTGATCCATGTGCTGGCCATCTCGTTCTCCTCGAGCGAAGCCGCGGCGGCGGGGCTGGTGAAGCTGTGGCCGGTCGGTTTTACGGTAAAGAGCTATGCGTACGTGGCGCAACAGAAGGCGTTCCTGGCGTCGTTCCTCGTGACGCTGCAGCGTGTCGCCGTGGGCGTCACCCTCAACATGCTCATGACGATCTTGATCGCATACCCGCTGTCGAAGGAATCGAGCGTCTTCCGGCCGCGGACGGCGTACGCTTGGGCTTTCGTCGTTACGATTTTGTTCAACGGCGGATTGATTCCGACCTATATGGTCGTGAAATATACGGGAATTATGGACACGATCTGGGCGCTCGTCCTGCCGACGGCCGTGCCGGTGTTCAACGTCATCTTGATGCTCAATTTCTTCCGCAATTTGCCGAAGGAGATGGAGGAAGCGGCGTTCATGGACGGAGCGGGACAGTGGAGGACGCTGTGGAACGTGTATCTGCCGATGTCGCTGCCATCGCTCGCGACGGTCACCCTCTTCGCGACGGTCGCGCATTGGAACTCCTGGTTCGACGGACTCATCTTCATGAACCGGCCGGAGCATTACCCGCTTCAAAGCTATATGCAGACGGTCATCATCCAGCAGGATTTATCGGCGCTGGCGGCGTCCGACTTGGACGCCCTGAGCCAGGTGAGCACTCGGACGGTGAAAGCCGCGCAAATATTCTTAGGTGCGCTGCCGGTCCTGCTCGTGTACCCGTTCCTGCAGCGGTTCTTCATCAGCGGCATTGTACTCGGCAGCGTGAAGGAATGA
- a CDS encoding ABC transporter permease — MDQATLQRESLTAKTTAKRRRGASFLRDYQLYLLMILPIAYFILFKYVPMYGTLIAFQDYSIFRGVAGSEWVGLENFRQLFAMSQFYLVLRNTLLLNLLDLLFSFPAPILLALLLNELRVIWYKKAAQTILYLPHFISWIIIGGLVYQMFSTNGGLVNNLLVALGVEPIPFLTDKNNWVLVYLGTGIWQSAGWGAIIYLAALTGINKELYEAAEVDGAGRMKKMWHITLPGIRPTIVVMLIMQLGHIMTIGFERPYVMGNTLVLDYSEVISTFVYKVGLQSAQFSLATATGLFQAAVGLFFVVLANSIAKRFGEQGIW; from the coding sequence ATGGATCAAGCTACATTGCAGCGCGAGTCGCTGACGGCGAAGACGACCGCAAAGCGCCGGCGGGGAGCAAGCTTCCTGCGCGATTATCAGCTATACTTGCTGATGATTCTTCCAATCGCGTACTTCATTTTATTCAAGTACGTACCGATGTACGGAACGCTGATCGCGTTCCAGGACTACAGCATCTTCCGAGGCGTGGCGGGCAGCGAATGGGTCGGTCTCGAAAATTTCCGGCAGCTGTTCGCGATGAGTCAATTCTACCTCGTTCTCCGAAACACGCTGCTGTTGAATTTGCTCGACTTGTTGTTTTCGTTTCCCGCGCCGATCTTGCTTGCCCTTCTGCTGAACGAGCTGAGGGTCATCTGGTATAAGAAAGCGGCGCAAACGATTTTGTATTTGCCGCATTTTATTTCGTGGATTATTATCGGCGGTCTCGTCTATCAGATGTTCTCCACGAACGGAGGCCTCGTCAACAATTTGCTCGTCGCGCTCGGCGTCGAACCGATCCCGTTCCTGACGGACAAAAACAATTGGGTGCTGGTGTATCTGGGAACAGGCATTTGGCAGAGCGCCGGCTGGGGAGCCATCATCTATTTGGCGGCGCTAACCGGGATCAACAAAGAGCTGTACGAAGCGGCCGAGGTCGACGGGGCCGGAAGAATGAAGAAGATGTGGCATATTACGCTGCCGGGCATCCGCCCGACCATCGTCGTCATGCTGATCATGCAGCTCGGTCATATTATGACGATCGGCTTCGAACGTCCGTACGTCATGGGCAACACGCTCGTATTGGATTATTCGGAGGTCATCAGTACGTTCGTGTATAAAGTAGGTCTTCAATCGGCGCAATTTTCGCTGGCGACGGCGACGGGCTTGTTCCAAGCGGCGGTCGGCCTGTTCTTCGTCGTCCTGGCCAATTCGATCGCCAAGCGATTCGGAGAGCAAGGCATATG